From the genome of Pseudomonas sp. WJP1:
CAGCCCTTGCCCACGGGCAAAGTGATCTTGCCGTTGGCGCGCTGGATGGAAAGTCCACGGGAACACGCCGTGTGGCTGGGGCCGGACGATGAGGTGGAGGGGCTTGAACAGTGGTTTGGCCAGTTGCCGTTGATCGCCCTGGATTTTCCGAGTTTTCGCGATGGCCGGGCCTATAGCCAAGCCTATTTGCTGCGCACCCGATTGGGCTGGCGCGGGGAGTTGCGTGCGGTGGGTGATGTGTTGCGCGATCAGCTCAGTCATATGCGTCAGTGTGGTTTCGACAGCTTTGCGGTGCGTGAAGACAAATCGGCCGAGGACGCGCTCAAGGGGCTGGCGGGGATGAGCGTGTCGTATGGGCGCTCGGTGATTGAGCCGCGGCCGTTGTTTCGGCGGCGTTGACTCAAGTCATTCAGTGGCAGGGCTGACGCCTTCGCGGGCAAGCCTCGCTCCTACAGGAGCGGGCTTTTGGATCAACCCCCGATCATTTCAACGCCGGATCCCCCATGTTCATTTTCTTCCAGCCCTGCAACAGCACCTGGGCCTTAGGTTCCTGGCCGTTGTCCAGGTAGTACTGGATCAGCGACAGCCGCGCATTGCGGTTGGCTGGCTGCACTTTCAACAGCCTTTCCAGCTCCTCGCACGCGGCATCGACCTTGCCACTGTCATGCAGGGCCACGGCCAGCACATAGCCGTATTGCGGGCTCTGCGGTTCCAGTTGCGCGGCTTTGCGCAGGAAGGGCATGGCCTGATCGGGTTTGCCAGCACGCACCAGCGACAAGCCCTGGGTGTGTTGCAGCAGTGCGGCGTCGGGGTGTTCCTTCAGGCTTTGCGCCAGCAGCGCATGAGCTTCCTGACTGCGACCGTTGGCTTCCAGCCATTGCACCAGGGTCACCAGCGCCGGGTAGAAGTCCGGGTCGCGCTGGAGCGATGTGCGCAACAATCCTTCGACCTCGCCGCTGCGGCCGCTGGCCTGATACAGCATGGCCAGGTTGAGGTTGGCTTCGGCGCGTTCGGCCAGGCTCTTCTGCACGGTCTCGTACTCGGCGATGGCCGCGTTCCAGTCGTCCTGGGCCGCACCCAGGCCATTGCGCGCCACGCTGAGCAAATCCCGGGCCGCGGCAATGCGTACAGCCTTGACCGGGTCGCTCAGCAACGGCGTCAACAGCGGCGCACGCTCCGGCGGCGGCAGGAACGCGCTGATCGCCCGCACGGCGCTTTCACGCACTTGCGGTGCCGGGTTGCTCAAGTCCCGGGTGGCCAGTTTCAGCCCCTGCTCGCTGGGGTACAGCGGCAATTCGGCAAGCAGGGTCGCCCGTTGAATCGCCGGCAGGTTGCTGCGCTGCAGTTGCTCGTACAGGGCTTGCGCGGCGCCAGGCTGGCCGTTGCGGATCAGCCACAAGCTTTCGTCGTAACGCGGGGCCTGGGCGGCGGTGGAGGTGTTCCAGAGCTTGAACTGCTCGGTGACCTTGTCGCCGGCCTTGCCCTGGTGACAGCTCAGGCAGGCGTCCGGCGTGCCGAGCTTTTTCGCCCGCTCGGGGTTGGGAATGCTGAAACTGTGGTCATGCCGAAAGTCATTGCCCATATAGAACTTGCCGGGCATGTGGCAATCGATGCACTGCGACCCCGGCTGGCCCATGGTGTGGCGGGTGTGTTCGTTGGAATCGTAGTTTTTCGCTTGCAGGCCCTTGCCGTCGACGCCTTCGATGGAGGTCTTGCCAGCGGTGTTGTGGCATTGCAGGCATACGCCATTGCCCGGCGCCTTCAACTCGGTGCTGTGGGGGTTGTGGCAGTTGCTGCAGCGCACGCCCTTGTCGAACATTTTGCTCTGGGCGAACGAACCGTGTTCGAACACTTCATCCTTGATCTTACCGTCCAACGCATACAGCTCGCGGGTCAGGGCGCTTGGAAGGTAATCGTCCATCAGGCGCTTGCCCACGGTGAAGCCGTCGCCCAGTGGTGCACGACGGGAGTGGCAGCGGGCACAGGTTTCGATCTCGACGGTGGCGTTTTTGTCCTTGAGGTCGACGGCAAAACCCGAGTGGAGCAGATCGCCTTTTTTCGTCGTCCATTGCAGGTGATTGGAGGCCGGGCCGTGGCAGGCCTGGCAGCCGACGCCGAGGCTGTTCCACTGGCTGTCGAAGGTGTTTTTCGCGGCATCGAAATTGCGCTTGTAGCCTGTGGTGTGGCACTCGACGCACATGAAATTGGCGTTCTGGCTCGGCTTGCTCCAGTGCAGCGGGTCCTTGAAGGTCACACCCTGGCCTGGATAGAGATGAAACCAGCGCTGCTTCTCGGTATCCCAGGCGATGCCGAGGGCTTGCAAGCGACCTTCGCCGACCTCGATCAGGTATTGCTGCAAGGGTGCGATGCCAAAGGCGTAGGCGACCTTGAAGTCGGCGTTCTTGCCGTCGATGCCAGGGGTGTTGACCCAGAAGCCGTCGTCCTTGCGCGAGAACCGGGTGGTTTCGTTTTCGCCCTTGAAAGTGACGTTGTTGAAGTCGCCGAGCATGGTCTGGGCGTTGGCTTCCTGCATCGCCAATTGGTGATGGGAACCTTGCCAGTCCTTGACCTGTGCACTGTGGCAGCCTTGGCATTGCTGTTCGTCGACCATGGTCGCCGGCGCCACGGCGACGGGTTGCGGTTGCACTTTTGCGGGTTGCGCGACGGGTGTGTTGACCGGCGCGTAGCTCACCGGAGCCGGTTGGCTGCTGAGCAGGAACCAGCCGATGCCCGCGACCGCCAGCAACAAGGCGCCGATGGTGACGGGGAACAGGTATCGATGGATCAGGGTCGGTTGCGAATCAGGGTTTGGCTCTACTGCTTTATTTTTATGTTTCGGCATTACGACTTCCGTAGTCCAGGTGCGTTTACCGTCAGGCGCGCGTTCATGCTCGATGCAGCTTTGCCGGATGGCCGGTTTCTGTCAAATGATGGTTGTGGTGAAGCTGATGGCCCCATCGCGAGCAGGCTCACTCCTACAGGAAAACGCATTCCATGTGGGAGTGAGCCTGCTCGCGATAGCGGTCTGACAGGCGCCGATTTACTCCCCGACAAACCACCGAAAGTATGGATTCCCCCCATCCCCGCGCATCACCTCGCGCACATCCCTGGCCCAGGCATCCCGGTCACCGTCATAGGCGTGCAGGCTCGCCCGGTAGAACTGCATCAGGCGTTGCCGATGGGTGTTCATTCGCTCGGTAAACCCCTGATCGGCGTTCACCAGTACCGGCGGTTGGTGCAAGTCCAGCAAGGCCGGCAACACGCGGCTGATTTCCTTGGCGCGAACCCATGGCGCGTATTCGATGCGCGGTTGATCATCCGTCACGGCCGGTGCATCAGCAGCGAAACGTTCCAGGCCGGCGCGATCGGTGACCCAGGTCGCGAGCAGGGCGGCGGCCGAGCCGATACCGACGTCTTGCAGGGTGCTGCGCACACTGTCCTGCTGGAAACGTTGAGTGATTTTGGCGGCATCCAGCTCGATCGGCGCAAGCGACCCCACCAGCAGCATCTCGTGGAACTCGCTGGTCCACAGCGTGGCGTAGGGGAAGACATCAAGGAAACTGCGCACCAGCGAGCGCGAGTCGTCGATGTTCTGCGTCGGCAGCGGCAACCATTGCGCGACCAGGCCCTGCTTGTGCAAGCGGCTGGCAGCCAATTGATAGAAATCCCGGGAATACAGATTGACCACGCCGGCAGCGGAGGGCGGTGGCGGTTCGAGGGTGATCAAGTCGTAGCGCTGCGGGTTGCGCAGCAGTTCCTGGCGACCGTCGCGCAGGCGCACATCGACACCCGGGTCGGCGGCGGCATTGAAGTTGCCCTTGAACAGCGGCGCGGCCTTGACCACCGACGGCAGCAGTTCAGCGACAACACGCTGCTCCAGGCCCGGATAGCGCGTCATGGCGCCGGCAGTGATGCCCGTGCCGAAACCGATCACCAGTGCCGAGCGGGGTTCGCCGTTGTGGATCAACAGGGGCAGCAGCGCCTGGATGCGCATGTAGCGCAGCGAAGGCATGGCGTCGCCGGTGTTGGAGACACCCTGGATATACAAGCGCTGGAACGCCCTCTGGCCCTTGCCCTGGGTGACCACGGCGACGGTGCCGCCGCGACCTTCATCGTAGAACGCCAAGGTGCCGTTGCGCGCGCCGGGCAGCAGGCTGGCCAGTTTGTCCACCGGGGTCAGCAGCGCCAGCGCCACCGAGACCAGGCCGAGCGCAATTACACCCTGACGCCGTCCCTTCTTCACGCCGTGGCCCTTGCGCACGGCACAGTAGCCAATCCCCGCGGCGATGATCGCTAGCAGTCCCAGGGTTCGAACCAGGCCCAGCAGCGGGATCAGCACAAAGCCGCAGAGCATCACCCCGACGATACCGCCCAGGGTATTGAACGCCACCACCTCACCGACATTGCGCCCTACATGGTCGCGCCCGACGCTCAAGCGCAGGGCCACGGGAAACGCCGCGCCGAGCAGCACCGTCGGCACGAACACAATGCTCAGCGCCGCCACGGCGAAGCGTGTGCTCATGCCGAGCAATTCACTGGCGCCCAATGACAGCACCCAGGCTTCGGCCGCGCTTTGCGCGAGCACCAGCCAACGCCCCAGCAGGGCAATTTCCAGCAATGCGATCAAGCCGGCACCGGCGATCAGCAGGCCGAACACACCCCAGGGATCGCGCAGGCGATCCACCCGACGGGCGAGCAGGACGCTGCCGAGGAACAGCCCGGTGAGGTACGTCGCCAACACCACGGCAAAGGCGTAGGTGCGGGTACTCATGAACTGCACGATGGACTGCGACCAGACCACTTCGTAACCCAGGGCCACGCCGCCGGCAATCGAATACAACCACAGGGCCAGGCGATCCGACGCTTTGTCGGCGTGGTGGTGGACCGGGGTTTCAACGGCCAGGACACGCTGGCGCTGGAACCACAGGGCACCGGCGGCGGCCAGCAGATTGAGCATCGCGGCGGCCAGGGCACTGCCGCGCACGCCGAGGGTGGCGATCAGGACGAACGCGGCGAGCAGAGTGCCGGCAATGGCGCCCGCAGTGTTGGCCGCGTACAGGTGACCACCGGCCTTGCCCAATTGCTGCGGATCGGCGGCCAGGGAGCGCACCAGCACCGGCAGCGTGCCACCCATGAGCAACGCCGGAAGGCCCACCAGCGCAAACGGCAACACCCAGGCCAACAGGCCCACCTGCTGCTCCAGCCAGGCAAACGGACTGGCCGCCAGGCTCATGGCGAAGGTCGCGCCGACACCCAGCACCGCCACCAGCACTTCCAGCCCGGCGTACAACAGGACCGGTTGCTGCAAGCGGTCCGCCCAGCGGCCGAACAGCAAGCCACCCAGGGCCAGGCCGGCGAAAAATGCGCTGATCCCGGTGGTAATGGCGTACACCTCGACGCCCACCACCAGCGACAGCTGCTTGATCCACAGCACCTGATACACCAGCGCGGCGGCGCCGGAGACGAACAACAACAGGGCGGGGATCAACAGCGCCGGGGAGGCGACGTGGGGGGCAGGTATGGCCGACGACTTGCTGGCGACACGTGAGGACATTGCGGATTGCCTTGTTCCAGTTCAAAAGCATCTGCGACTGCGCCACCCTCATCGCGGGCAAGCCCGCTCCCACAGTAGATCTTCGGTGCAACCAAAATCCCTGTGGGAGCGAGCTTGCTCGCGATGGGGACGACGCGGTCCCAAGTCTAAAATAGAGCCGCTCGCCAATGAAGGCGAGCGGCGGTCAAGCGGTCTTACTTGGCACCGGCTTTCATTTTTTCTGCGATTTTCTTGTCAACTTCTTCTTGTACCTGGTCGATACTGAAGCTCGCCGGGCGTTGGCTAGGCGGGTAATCGACAAAGGTTTGCAGGAAGGCTGCTGATTTCGAGATACCCTGGAATATCAGATAGTCGTTCTTCGCAAGCCAGTCATAGTATTGGTCAGATACCACATCGGCACGCTCGTAGGGGTCCATGCGCAAGTTGAAAATCTTCGGCACGCGCAGGCAGGTGAACGGTTCGCTCCAGACCTTGAAGCCCCCCGGCGCACGTTGCTCGCAGAAAACGAACTTCCAGTCGTTGTAACGCATGCTCACCAGCACGCCATCATCGTTGAAGTAGAAGAACTCGTTACGCGCACTCTTGTCGGCCTTGCCGGTCAGGTAATCCAACTGGTTGTAACCGTCCAGGTGCACCTTGAAGTTCTTCCCGCCCAGGTCGGCGCCCTTGAGCAGGCGGTCCTTGATATCGGTATCGCCGACAGCCGCCAGCAAGGTCGGGAACCAGTCCAGTCCGGAGAACATCTGGGTCGACACTTCGCCAGGCTTGACGTGGCCCGGCCAGCGAATCATCGCCGGAACCCGATAGGCACCTTCCCAGTTGGAGTTTTTCTCGTTGCGGAACGGGGTGGTTGCCGCATCCGGCCAGGACCATTGGTTCGGGCCGTTGTCGGTGGTGTAGACCACGATAGTGTTATCGGTGATCTTCAGGTCATCCAGCGTCTTCAGCAACTTGCCGACGTCGCCATCGTGTTCGAGCATACCGTCGGCATACTCGTTACCGGGCATGCCGCTCTGGCCCTGCATGGATTCGCGCACGTGAGTGAAGGCATGCATGCGGGTGGTGTTCATCCAGACGAAGAACGGTTTGTCCGCCTTGGCCTGTTTCTCGATGAACGCCTGGGCGGCGGCGGTGGTTTCGTCGTCGATGGTTTCCATGCGTTTTTTGGTCAGCGCGCCGGTGTCTTCGATCTTGCCATCGGCGAAGCTGTGGATCACGCCGCGCGGAGAGGCTGCCTTGACGAACTCGGCATCGTCCTTGGGCCAGTAGGGG
Proteins encoded in this window:
- a CDS encoding DUF934 domain-containing protein; protein product: MNNLLRLEEGGARIALDDPWALIRDLEQPLPTGKVILPLARWMESPREHAVWLGPDDEVEGLEQWFGQLPLIALDFPSFRDGRAYSQAYLLRTRLGWRGELRAVGDVLRDQLSHMRQCGFDSFAVREDKSAEDALKGLAGMSVSYGRSVIEPRPLFRRR
- a CDS encoding tetratricopeptide repeat protein, which gives rise to MPKHKNKAVEPNPDSQPTLIHRYLFPVTIGALLLAVAGIGWFLLSSQPAPVSYAPVNTPVAQPAKVQPQPVAVAPATMVDEQQCQGCHSAQVKDWQGSHHQLAMQEANAQTMLGDFNNVTFKGENETTRFSRKDDGFWVNTPGIDGKNADFKVAYAFGIAPLQQYLIEVGEGRLQALGIAWDTEKQRWFHLYPGQGVTFKDPLHWSKPSQNANFMCVECHTTGYKRNFDAAKNTFDSQWNSLGVGCQACHGPASNHLQWTTKKGDLLHSGFAVDLKDKNATVEIETCARCHSRRAPLGDGFTVGKRLMDDYLPSALTRELYALDGKIKDEVFEHGSFAQSKMFDKGVRCSNCHNPHSTELKAPGNGVCLQCHNTAGKTSIEGVDGKGLQAKNYDSNEHTRHTMGQPGSQCIDCHMPGKFYMGNDFRHDHSFSIPNPERAKKLGTPDACLSCHQGKAGDKVTEQFKLWNTSTAAQAPRYDESLWLIRNGQPGAAQALYEQLQRSNLPAIQRATLLAELPLYPSEQGLKLATRDLSNPAPQVRESAVRAISAFLPPPERAPLLTPLLSDPVKAVRIAAARDLLSVARNGLGAAQDDWNAAIAEYETVQKSLAERAEANLNLAMLYQASGRSGEVEGLLRTSLQRDPDFYPALVTLVQWLEANGRSQEAHALLAQSLKEHPDAALLQHTQGLSLVRAGKPDQAMPFLRKAAQLEPQSPQYGYVLAVALHDSGKVDAACEELERLLKVQPANRNARLSLIQYYLDNGQEPKAQVLLQGWKKMNMGDPALK
- a CDS encoding fused MFS/spermidine synthase — encoded protein: MSSRVASKSSAIPAPHVASPALLIPALLLFVSGAAALVYQVLWIKQLSLVVGVEVYAITTGISAFFAGLALGGLLFGRWADRLQQPVLLYAGLEVLVAVLGVGATFAMSLAASPFAWLEQQVGLLAWVLPFALVGLPALLMGGTLPVLVRSLAADPQQLGKAGGHLYAANTAGAIAGTLLAAFVLIATLGVRGSALAAAMLNLLAAAGALWFQRQRVLAVETPVHHHADKASDRLALWLYSIAGGVALGYEVVWSQSIVQFMSTRTYAFAVVLATYLTGLFLGSVLLARRVDRLRDPWGVFGLLIAGAGLIALLEIALLGRWLVLAQSAAEAWVLSLGASELLGMSTRFAVAALSIVFVPTVLLGAAFPVALRLSVGRDHVGRNVGEVVAFNTLGGIVGVMLCGFVLIPLLGLVRTLGLLAIIAAGIGYCAVRKGHGVKKGRRQGVIALGLVSVALALLTPVDKLASLLPGARNGTLAFYDEGRGGTVAVVTQGKGQRAFQRLYIQGVSNTGDAMPSLRYMRIQALLPLLIHNGEPRSALVIGFGTGITAGAMTRYPGLEQRVVAELLPSVVKAAPLFKGNFNAAADPGVDVRLRDGRQELLRNPQRYDLITLEPPPPSAAGVVNLYSRDFYQLAASRLHKQGLVAQWLPLPTQNIDDSRSLVRSFLDVFPYATLWTSEFHEMLLVGSLAPIELDAAKITQRFQQDSVRSTLQDVGIGSAAALLATWVTDRAGLERFAADAPAVTDDQPRIEYAPWVRAKEISRVLPALLDLHQPPVLVNADQGFTERMNTHRQRLMQFYRASLHAYDGDRDAWARDVREVMRGDGGNPYFRWFVGE
- a CDS encoding arylsulfatase gives rise to the protein MTGIRKWLPKAALLAASVMAFSATAGAADKPNILVIFGDDIGQTNISAYSMGVVGYKTPNIDRIAKEGMMFTDYYAENSCTAGRSTFITGQSALRTGLSKVGMPGVPVGLQARDVTIAQALKAKGYATGQFGKNHLGDKDEYLPTNHGFDEFFGNLYHLNAEEEPERPYWPKDDAEFVKAASPRGVIHSFADGKIEDTGALTKKRMETIDDETTAAAQAFIEKQAKADKPFFVWMNTTRMHAFTHVRESMQGQSGMPGNEYADGMLEHDGDVGKLLKTLDDLKITDNTIVVYTTDNGPNQWSWPDAATTPFRNEKNSNWEGAYRVPAMIRWPGHVKPGEVSTQMFSGLDWFPTLLAAVGDTDIKDRLLKGADLGGKNFKVHLDGYNQLDYLTGKADKSARNEFFYFNDDGVLVSMRYNDWKFVFCEQRAPGGFKVWSEPFTCLRVPKIFNLRMDPYERADVVSDQYYDWLAKNDYLIFQGISKSAAFLQTFVDYPPSQRPASFSIDQVQEEVDKKIAEKMKAGAK